A single Phragmites australis chromosome 4, lpPhrAust1.1, whole genome shotgun sequence DNA region contains:
- the LOC133914969 gene encoding exosome complex exonuclease RRP46 homolog produces MEGTSRADGRNPNQLRPFSCTRNPLHRAHGSARWAQGDTVVLAAVYGPKPGTRKGENPEKASIEVVWKPKTGQIGRQEKEYEMTLKRTLQSICLLTVHPNTTTSVVLQVVSDDGSLLPCAVNASCAALAFAGIPLKHLAVSIGCGVMENGAVILDTSKAEEQQLKSFTHLVFPNSRKSVNSNESKQKDEHFERGLITCFTHGVMSEDDYFNCLERGLAASSRISDFMRTTFQQEASEDV; encoded by the exons atggaGGGGACTAGCCGTGCGGATGGGCGGAACCCGAACCAGCTCCGGCCCTTCTCCTGCACTCGCAACCCGCTCCACCGCGCCCATGGCTCCGCCCGCTGGGCACAGGGCGACACCGTCGTGCTGGCCGCCGTGTACGGGCCCAAGCCGGGGACCAGGAAGGGGGAGAACCCCGAGAAGGCCTCCATCGAGGTCGTCTGGAAGCCCAAGACCGGCCAGATAG GGAGGCAAGAGAAGGAATACGAGATGACGCTCAAAAGGACGTTGCAGAGCATCTGCTTGCTCACGGTTCATCCAAACACCACCACCTCGGTCGTGCTTCAG GTCGTGAGCGATGACGGTTCT CTTCTGCCATGTGCAGTTAATGCTTCCTGTGCTGCCCTTGCATTTGCTGGCATCCCTTTGAAACATCTTGCTG TTTCAATCGGCTGTGGGGTTATGGAGAACGGTGCGGTGATTTTAGACACAAGCAAGGCAGAAGAGCAG CAATTGAAATCATTTACCCATTTGGTATTTCCCAATTCGCGCAAGTCTGTCAATTCGAATGAATCAAAACAGAAAGATGAGCATTTTGAGCGAGGATTGATAACCTGTTTCACCCATGGAGTGATGTCTG AGGACGATTATTTCAACTGCTTAGAGAGAGGTCTTGCTGCATCCTCACGAATCTCAGATTTTATGAGGACGACTTTCCAGCAGGAGGCATCAGAAGATGTTTGA